The DNA sequence GTCCGCACCGACACCGCGGGCGCCACGAAAGCCTTCCTCGCCCACATCCGAGCGCAACAAGACACAGCGGTGAGCTGTGAGTTCTCCGTCGGCTGGGCCGTCACCGACCGCGAACGCACCGTGATCAGCCTGGTCCCGAAGACGGTGTGGGCCGAGGCGGTCGACGCTGACGGCGGGCACCGTGACGGCGCCGGGCTGGCCGAGATCACCGGCTTGCTCCCCGCCTCCGCGTTGGTCGACTACCCGGCCGGGACCCGCGTTGTCGTCCGTCGCGAACGGCCGCATCCCGGCGCGCAGCTCGATGCGTTCGAGGAGCGTGACGGCTGGCGCTACACCGCGTTCGCCACCGACACCCGCGTCGGGCAGCTCGCCTTCCTCGACGCCCGCCACCGCGCCCACGCCCGGGTCGAGGACCGGATCCGCTGCGGCAAGGACACCGGCCTCAACCACTTCCCGTCCCGGTCCTTCGCCGTCAACGCGGCGTGGTTGACCGTGGTCATGCTCGCGGTCGACCTGATCACCTGGACCCAGCGCCTGCTTCTCGACGGCGACCTGGCGAAGGTCGAGCCGAAGGCGTTGCGCTACCGGTTGTTGCACACCGCCGCGCGGATCACCCGCGGGCAACGCCGAGTCTGGGTCCGTATCCAACGGTCCTGGCCCTGGGCGGTCGATCTCGCCCGCGCGTTCGCGCGGCTGTGCGCGTTGCCTGTTCCTGCTGGTTGATCTCCGAAGCCCGACACGACGAGCGGCGGGAGCTCCCGGCAGAACGCGCAGGCCGGCCCCTTCGCCATGCCCACCCATCGAACGAACCGGACCGGATGGGCCTGTCTCGTGATCGGTGTTTCGGCGTCGTTGCTCAGTGAGCCTTTTTCAACCTGCCGTTCCGGCAGCTCAGGGGCCTGGTTGTGTGGGTGCAGACGCCGAGCTAGCGAGCCGGTGACCTGTGCAGCTGTGGTCAGAGCAGTTGCGCTGCAACCTTCGCGATCTCCTGACGCAGAAGCT is a window from the Pseudonocardia sp. HH130629-09 genome containing:
- a CDS encoding IS1380 family transposase: MQTTSTRPPVIVTADGAGVVSHVGSRLLADVADRTTLTSELSTALAPLRRARARHDPGRVLVDLAVAVADGATRICEIAVLADQGAVFGSVASDSTCWRLLDKLDERRLSSIAAGRARAREVVWAQHADVDGRAFPAARVAGRDLRRHGRDVLVIDLDATIVIAHSEKEQATPTFKKTFGYHPMLAFCDNTGEFLAARLRRGNAGANTAADHINVLDDALAQIPDAFRHGHPILVRTDTAGATKAFLAHIRAQQDTAVSCEFSVGWAVTDRERTVISLVPKTVWAEAVDADGGHRDGAGLAEITGLLPASALVDYPAGTRVVVRRERPHPGAQLDAFEERDGWRYTAFATDTRVGQLAFLDARHRAHARVEDRIRCGKDTGLNHFPSRSFAVNAAWLTVVMLAVDLITWTQRLLLDGDLAKVEPKALRYRLLHTAARITRGQRRVWVRIQRSWPWAVDLARAFARLCALPVPAG